From the genome of Pantoea alfalfae, one region includes:
- the dppF gene encoding dipeptide ABC transporter ATP-binding subunit DppF has translation MSHETTKDQFLLQAIDLKKHYPVKKGLFGQERLVKALDGVSFNLERGKTLAVVGESGCGKSTLGRLLTMIETPTEGQLYWHGQDLLKHDPQAQKLRRQKIQIVFQNPYGSLNPRKKVSQILEEPLVINTQLTKAERREKTLEMMAKVGLKTEHYDRYPHMFSGGQRQRIAIARGLMLDPDVLIADEPVSALDVSVRAQVLNLMMDLQQDMGLSYVFISHDLSVVEHIADEVMVMYLGRCVEKGSKEAIFANPRHPYTQALLSATPRLNPDDRRERIKLTGELPSPLNPPPGCAFNARCHRRFGTCVQLQPKLKNYGGQEIACFAVDQDENQPVGVAEKVS, from the coding sequence ATGAGTCATGAAACCACCAAAGATCAGTTCCTGCTGCAGGCGATTGATCTGAAGAAGCACTACCCGGTGAAGAAGGGTCTGTTTGGTCAGGAGCGTCTGGTCAAAGCGCTGGATGGCGTCTCTTTTAATCTGGAGCGCGGCAAAACGCTGGCGGTCGTCGGCGAGTCAGGCTGTGGCAAATCCACCCTGGGACGCCTGCTGACCATGATCGAAACCCCGACTGAAGGCCAGCTTTACTGGCACGGCCAGGATCTGCTGAAACACGATCCCCAGGCGCAGAAGCTGCGTCGCCAGAAAATCCAGATCGTCTTCCAGAACCCCTATGGCTCGCTCAATCCGCGTAAGAAAGTGAGCCAGATTCTGGAAGAGCCGCTAGTGATCAATACCCAGCTCACGAAAGCGGAACGCCGCGAGAAGACGCTGGAGATGATGGCGAAAGTCGGCCTGAAAACCGAGCACTACGACCGCTATCCGCATATGTTCTCAGGCGGGCAGCGTCAGCGTATCGCGATTGCGCGTGGGCTGATGCTCGATCCGGATGTACTGATTGCCGATGAGCCGGTTTCGGCGCTCGACGTGTCGGTGCGCGCCCAGGTGCTGAACCTGATGATGGATCTGCAACAGGATATGGGCCTCTCTTACGTCTTTATCTCGCACGATCTGTCGGTGGTGGAACACATTGCCGATGAGGTGATGGTGATGTATCTCGGCCGTTGCGTAGAGAAAGGCAGCAAAGAGGCGATTTTCGCCAACCCGCGCCATCCTTATACCCAGGCTTTGCTGTCAGCGACGCCGCGGCTTAATCCTGACGACCGTCGTGAGCGCATTAAGCTGACCGGCGAGCTGCCCAGCCCGCTCAATCCGCCGCCAGGCTGCGCCTTCAATGCGCGCTGCCACCGACGTTTTGGCACCTGCGTGCAACTGCAACCGAAGCTGAAAAACTACGGTGGCCAGGAGATTGCCTGCTTCGCGGTCGATCAGGACGAGAATCAGCCGGTGGGTGTGGCAGAAAAGGTCAGCTGA
- the bcsO gene encoding cellulose biosynthesis protein BcsO → MKNNYDDLQRFKEKTQTLDIDFKDMSGQAQEAAEHSKWALIRQLAKEEHQTSLGGGQRIDLPQPQPLRGDEFTAPPPEAPARPATLSAQPTTSARSAILDSLSGSNLPTARTAERDPSALFPPPPPPQKRVAADPVAVSHAEPVRPAMVADLKPTITPATPHSEPERFGALFRSRNSEPSNLPKETLLKPLLEKIALCR, encoded by the coding sequence ATGAAGAATAATTACGATGATTTGCAGCGTTTTAAAGAGAAAACGCAAACGCTCGACATCGACTTTAAAGATATGTCTGGCCAGGCGCAGGAAGCGGCGGAACACAGTAAATGGGCTTTAATTCGTCAACTGGCGAAAGAGGAGCATCAGACCTCATTGGGTGGCGGTCAGCGTATCGACCTGCCGCAGCCACAGCCGCTGCGTGGAGATGAATTTACCGCACCACCACCTGAGGCACCGGCAAGGCCTGCCACACTCAGTGCGCAACCGACGACATCCGCCCGCAGCGCAATTCTCGATAGTCTGTCAGGCAGCAACCTGCCCACGGCCCGCACCGCTGAACGTGACCCTTCAGCACTGTTTCCGCCACCGCCGCCACCGCAAAAACGGGTTGCGGCTGATCCTGTTGCTGTATCACATGCTGAGCCAGTCCGGCCCGCCATGGTGGCGGATTTAAAGCCCACCATCACGCCTGCTACACCCCATTCTGAACCGGAACGGTTTGGTGCGTTGTTCCGCTCGCGCAACAGCGAACCGTCGAATCTGCCAAAAGAAACCTTACTCAAACCGTTACTGGAGAAGATTGCGCTATGCCGTTAG
- the dppC gene encoding dipeptide ABC transporter permease DppC, translating to MSVVDPGSVTVAPKPMTPFQEFWHYFKRNKGAVVGLVYIIIVLLCAIFADVLAPHAPAEQFRDALLHPPVWQEGGNWSYILGTDDVGRDVLSRLMYGARLSLLVGCLVVVLSLIFGVIFGLLAGYLGGVVDAIIMRVVDIMLALPSLLLALVLVAIFGPSIVNASIALTFVALPHYIRLTRAAVLVEVNRDYVTASGVAGAGMLRQMFVNILPNCLAPLIVQASLGFSNAILDMAALGFLGMGAQPPTPEWGTMLSDVLQYAQSAWWVVTFPGLVILLTVLAFNLMGDGLRDALDPKLKQ from the coding sequence ATGTCTGTTGTTGATCCCGGCAGCGTTACCGTTGCACCCAAGCCGATGACCCCGTTTCAGGAATTCTGGCACTACTTCAAACGTAACAAAGGCGCGGTCGTCGGTCTGGTTTACATCATCATTGTGCTGCTGTGCGCCATCTTTGCCGATGTGCTGGCCCCGCATGCCCCTGCTGAGCAGTTCCGCGATGCGCTGCTGCATCCGCCGGTCTGGCAGGAAGGCGGTAACTGGAGCTACATTCTGGGCACCGACGATGTGGGCCGCGATGTGCTATCGCGTCTGATGTACGGTGCGCGCCTGTCGCTGCTGGTGGGTTGTCTTGTAGTCGTACTGTCGCTGATTTTCGGCGTGATATTTGGCCTGCTGGCCGGTTATCTCGGTGGCGTGGTCGATGCCATCATCATGCGCGTAGTCGATATCATGCTGGCATTGCCAAGTCTGCTGCTGGCGCTGGTGCTGGTCGCCATCTTCGGTCCCTCAATCGTTAATGCCTCTATCGCGCTGACGTTTGTGGCGCTGCCGCACTATATCCGTCTGACCCGCGCCGCAGTGCTGGTGGAAGTGAACCGCGACTATGTGACCGCTTCCGGCGTGGCCGGTGCCGGTATGCTGCGCCAGATGTTTGTGAATATTCTGCCTAATTGCCTGGCACCGCTCATCGTGCAGGCGTCATTAGGTTTCTCCAACGCCATTCTTGATATGGCGGCGTTGGGCTTTCTCGGTATGGGTGCGCAACCGCCAACGCCGGAGTGGGGCACCATGCTCTCCGACGTTCTGCAGTATGCGCAAAGTGCCTGGTGGGTCGTGACCTTCCCTGGATTGGTCATTCTGCTTACCGTGCTGGCATTTAACCTGATGGGCGATGGTTTGCGTGATGCCCTCGACCCGAAACTCAAGCAGTAA
- the dppB gene encoding dipeptide ABC transporter permease DppB, which translates to MLQFILRRLGLVIPTFIGITLLTFAFVHMIPGDPVLIMAGERGISPERHAQLMALLGLDQPLWKQYLNYINGVLHGDLGISLKSRIPVWDEFVPRFKATLELGICAMIFAVAIGIPVGVLAAVKRGSIFDHTAVGISLTGYSMPIFWWGIMLIMLVSVQLNLTPVSGRVGDTVFLDDSMPLTGFMLIDTFFWGEPGDFHDAVMHMILPAIVLGTIPLAVIVRMTRSAMLEVLGEDYIRTARAKGLTRMRVIVVHALRNAMLPVVTVIGLQVGTLLAGAILTETIFSWPGLGRWLIEALQRRDYPVVQGGVLLTAVLIIVVNLLVDLLYGVVNPRIRHKK; encoded by the coding sequence ATGCTGCAGTTCATACTCCGACGTCTGGGCCTTGTCATCCCAACGTTTATCGGTATTACATTACTCACCTTCGCGTTTGTTCACATGATCCCCGGTGATCCGGTGCTGATCATGGCCGGTGAGCGCGGTATTTCTCCTGAACGTCATGCTCAGTTAATGGCGCTGTTAGGTCTGGATCAGCCGCTGTGGAAACAGTACCTGAACTACATTAATGGCGTATTACATGGCGACCTGGGCATTTCACTGAAGAGCCGCATCCCGGTCTGGGATGAGTTTGTTCCCCGCTTCAAAGCGACGCTGGAACTCGGCATCTGCGCCATGATATTTGCCGTTGCCATTGGTATCCCGGTTGGTGTGCTGGCGGCGGTAAAGCGTGGTTCGATTTTCGATCACACCGCCGTGGGCATCTCACTGACCGGCTACTCCATGCCGATCTTCTGGTGGGGCATCATGCTGATCATGCTGGTCTCGGTGCAGCTCAATCTGACACCGGTTTCCGGGCGGGTCGGCGACACCGTCTTCCTGGATGACAGCATGCCGCTGACCGGCTTTATGCTGATCGATACCTTCTTCTGGGGTGAGCCAGGCGACTTCCATGATGCGGTGATGCACATGATCCTGCCTGCCATCGTGCTCGGCACTATTCCGCTGGCGGTGATTGTGCGTATGACGCGATCGGCAATGCTCGAAGTGCTGGGTGAAGATTACATCCGTACAGCGCGTGCCAAAGGCCTGACGCGGATGCGCGTGATCGTGGTGCATGCGCTGCGAAACGCCATGCTGCCGGTGGTTACGGTCATCGGCCTGCAGGTCGGCACGTTGCTGGCCGGGGCGATTCTGACCGAAACCATCTTCTCGTGGCCGGGTCTGGGTCGCTGGCTGATTGAAGCGTTGCAGCGCCGTGACTATCCGGTGGTGCAGGGCGGTGTGCTGCTGACCGCAGTGCTGATTATTGTGGTCAACCTGCTGGTTGATCTGCTGTATGGCGTGGTTAACCCGCGCATACGTCACAAGAAATAA
- the bcsQ gene encoding cellulose biosynthesis protein BcsQ, whose translation MPLVCVCSPKGGVGKTTLAANLAWSLARSGSKVLAIDFDVQNALRLHFGVPLHDGRGFVARSEEQADWSQSILTTGGNIFVLPYGNVTEPQRERFEENLMKDPHFIKRGLDTVLNYPGLVIVADFPPGPGPALKAMTALADMHLVVMLADTASVSLLPQIEENRMTGKPLNNKQGHYFILNQCDNRRNINRDVTAFMQQRLGDNLLGVVHRDESVGEANASQQSVYDFSPASAAAFDIELIAKRVGSILNITVGNGEVQAPIRTNHF comes from the coding sequence ATGCCGTTAGTTTGTGTGTGCTCGCCGAAGGGAGGGGTGGGGAAAACCACGCTGGCGGCGAATCTGGCCTGGAGTCTGGCGCGTTCCGGTAGCAAAGTTCTGGCCATTGATTTCGATGTGCAGAATGCACTGCGTCTTCATTTTGGCGTGCCGCTGCATGATGGCCGCGGATTTGTGGCGCGCTCAGAAGAGCAGGCGGACTGGAGCCAGTCGATTCTTACCACCGGCGGCAATATCTTTGTCCTGCCCTATGGCAATGTCACCGAGCCACAGCGCGAACGGTTCGAAGAGAACCTGATGAAAGATCCCCACTTTATTAAGCGTGGTCTGGATACAGTACTTAATTATCCCGGTCTGGTGATTGTCGCTGATTTTCCGCCTGGTCCGGGTCCGGCCCTTAAAGCAATGACGGCGCTGGCCGATATGCATTTAGTGGTGATGTTAGCGGATACCGCCTCTGTGTCGTTATTACCGCAGATTGAAGAGAACCGGATGACCGGGAAACCGCTCAATAATAAGCAGGGGCACTATTTTATCCTGAACCAGTGCGATAACCGCCGGAATATTAATCGCGATGTCACTGCATTTATGCAGCAGCGTCTGGGCGATAATTTACTGGGCGTGGTTCACCGTGATGAAAGTGTGGGTGAAGCCAATGCTTCGCAGCAGTCCGTATATGATTTCAGCCCTGCCTCAGCAGCGGCATTTGATATTGAACTGATCGCCAAACGGGTCGGCAGCATTCTGAATATCACCGTGGGAAATGGCGAAGTTCAGGCTCCCATCCGCACAAATCATTTTTAG
- the bcsB gene encoding cellulose biosynthesis cyclic di-GMP-binding regulatory protein BcsB, whose amino-acid sequence MKILTHTLLASSLTAALWLTPAGAETPTAIDNSSAAPVNSPAPTPPDAAATTQPAEATATSKSADAATSVPVTSTAPALPDAAATTQPASAAASVPVTSTAPTPPEAAATTQPAEATATLKSADAAVSVPVNSATPASPDAAVTTQSAEATVSTPAENQAPASGAAYVTPPATPVNHAATPDAGSAQMTAPVSVGGSAAPLVPFAAQPAESVPASAPQSAVPDATPTSTNSSYAPAGEATSAPQASANGGSSSVAPVTSSGAVTQDSSALSAVPLPQGLSNADPALEAAASALPYAPGQATAPVAEPQPPIASAINQPISSVISVAQMGQSRGITLTGGQLQSGITFTLPSDEVITNARLSLTLRVSAALAARNTSLQLMLNGQPLGTLPLGATDSDVSDYELDIPAAMVVSNNNLSFKINDADKLLCEKESAQQYQVTILPNTTLHLEGQQLNIGTRLRNFPRPFLDPQRMTASTITMGFASNVSPDAVSAAALVASWLGIQSDYRGIRFPVVRGELPENNGILFGHPGDRIGTLTFPASNGPMLQVVDNPSNPVYKLLLVSGNNDDQLRQAANRLTTQPFTTDESQLQVPVQTIGNRKPYDAPRWINTDRPVRLSELLRKDQSLTSSGIWHDALRVNFRAAPDLFLWDGDTVPVNVHYRFPSESWIDEDNSFLNVMLNGTFLRNLTVNKVGLLENAWHRLGGDARQEQYQLNLEPYLIYGDNQLALYFNIKPRADAPCGVLLNNNIKSRIEEDSWIDLSHTRHFSMLPNLSYFVGASFPFSRLADFGQTTLLLPETPSDAELSTLLDLTARAGTATGVALTQNQVLFGLPTGGTHLARIQQSDLLAVSTTGNTAFNQAMLAASPYDATSGTFGVKEPDTLEKLRGWLTGDWSRQQLDADRYFSSNEAWRGFLSYRSPWNRDRLVVMTVATSDDQLLRLHNDLSSAQINAAVRGDTAIITDENGIRSFRVGAQFPSGEMPWYMMVVWYANQHSGLLAVAAMLLSALVGSAVWVMLKRHAWRRLNPKQGHDSGRK is encoded by the coding sequence ATGAAGATCCTGACGCACACGTTGCTGGCCAGTTCACTGACCGCCGCGTTATGGCTGACGCCCGCTGGCGCCGAAACGCCGACGGCGATCGATAACAGCAGTGCCGCGCCGGTAAACAGTCCGGCTCCGACGCCGCCTGATGCTGCTGCAACCACCCAGCCAGCTGAGGCCACTGCAACCTCGAAATCTGCTGATGCCGCCACGAGTGTGCCGGTAACCAGTACGGCTCCGGCGTTGCCTGATGCGGCTGCAACCACGCAACCTGCCAGTGCAGCAGCGAGTGTGCCGGTAACCAGTACGGCTCCGACGCCGCCTGAGGCTGCTGCAACCACTCAGCCAGCTGAGGCCACTGCAACCTTGAAATCTGCTGATGCCGCCGTCAGTGTGCCGGTAAACAGTGCGACTCCGGCGTCGCCTGATGCTGCTGTAACCACACAGTCAGCTGAGGCCACTGTCAGTACACCCGCGGAAAATCAGGCCCCGGCCAGCGGTGCGGCGTATGTGACGCCACCTGCAACGCCTGTTAATCACGCTGCCACACCGGATGCCGGTTCAGCGCAGATGACGGCCCCGGTGAGTGTGGGCGGGTCAGCAGCGCCGTTAGTGCCATTCGCGGCCCAGCCCGCGGAATCTGTACCGGCCTCTGCGCCACAGAGTGCAGTACCTGATGCCACGCCGACATCAACAAACTCTTCTTACGCACCAGCGGGTGAGGCAACATCAGCGCCTCAGGCGTCAGCGAACGGCGGGTCTTCTTCCGTCGCGCCGGTGACGAGCAGTGGCGCCGTGACCCAGGATAGCAGCGCGCTCTCCGCGGTGCCGCTGCCACAGGGGCTGAGCAATGCCGATCCGGCGCTGGAAGCGGCCGCCAGTGCGCTGCCCTACGCGCCGGGCCAGGCGACTGCGCCGGTTGCAGAACCGCAGCCACCTATCGCGTCGGCCATCAATCAGCCGATCAGCAGCGTGATTTCAGTGGCCCAGATGGGCCAGTCACGCGGTATTACGCTGACCGGCGGTCAGTTACAGTCGGGCATCACTTTTACTCTCCCCAGCGATGAAGTGATTACCAATGCGCGACTCAGTCTGACGCTGCGCGTCTCCGCCGCGCTGGCGGCACGCAATACCTCACTGCAGCTGATGCTGAATGGTCAGCCGCTCGGCACGCTGCCGCTGGGAGCCACGGACAGCGACGTCAGTGATTATGAGCTGGATATTCCGGCGGCGATGGTGGTGTCGAACAACAACCTCAGTTTTAAAATCAACGATGCGGACAAGCTGCTGTGTGAGAAAGAGAGCGCACAGCAGTATCAGGTCACCATTCTGCCGAATACCACGCTGCACCTTGAAGGTCAGCAGCTCAATATTGGCACCCGTCTGCGCAACTTCCCGCGTCCGTTCCTGGATCCGCAGCGGATGACGGCGTCCACCATCACGATGGGCTTTGCCAGTAACGTCTCACCTGATGCGGTCAGCGCGGCTGCGCTGGTGGCTTCCTGGCTCGGCATTCAGAGTGATTATCGCGGCATCCGGTTCCCGGTGGTACGCGGCGAACTGCCGGAAAACAACGGCATCCTGTTTGGTCATCCTGGCGATCGAATCGGCACCCTGACGTTCCCGGCCAGTAATGGCCCGATGCTGCAGGTGGTGGATAACCCCAGTAATCCGGTTTACAAATTGCTGCTGGTCAGTGGTAACAATGACGATCAGCTGCGTCAGGCGGCGAACCGTCTGACGACGCAGCCTTTTACCACCGATGAGAGCCAGCTGCAGGTTCCTGTACAGACCATTGGCAACCGTAAACCTTACGATGCGCCGCGCTGGATTAACACTGACCGCCCGGTTCGCCTGAGCGAACTGCTGCGTAAAGATCAGAGCCTGACCAGCAGCGGCATCTGGCATGATGCGCTGCGGGTTAATTTCCGCGCCGCGCCTGATCTGTTCCTGTGGGATGGCGACACGGTGCCGGTCAATGTGCACTATCGCTTCCCGTCTGAAAGCTGGATTGATGAGGACAACTCGTTCCTTAACGTCATGCTCAACGGCACGTTCCTGCGCAACCTGACGGTGAACAAAGTTGGCCTGCTGGAGAACGCCTGGCATAGATTGGGCGGTGATGCGCGTCAGGAGCAGTATCAGCTGAATCTCGAGCCCTATCTGATCTATGGCGATAACCAGCTGGCGCTCTACTTCAATATTAAACCCCGCGCCGATGCGCCCTGCGGCGTGCTCCTGAATAACAACATCAAGAGCCGGATTGAAGAGGACTCGTGGATCGATCTGAGCCATACCCGCCACTTCAGCATGTTGCCGAACCTCTCTTACTTTGTGGGTGCCTCGTTCCCGTTCTCGCGGCTGGCTGACTTCGGCCAGACCACGCTGCTGCTGCCGGAAACGCCCAGCGATGCTGAACTGTCGACGCTGCTGGATCTGACGGCGCGAGCCGGAACCGCGACCGGCGTGGCGCTGACGCAGAATCAGGTGCTGTTTGGTCTGCCCACTGGCGGCACCCATCTGGCGCGCATACAGCAGAGCGATCTGCTGGCGGTCAGCACGACAGGTAACACGGCCTTTAATCAGGCGATGCTGGCGGCGTCACCTTATGATGCCACCAGCGGCACCTTTGGAGTTAAAGAGCCCGACACGCTGGAAAAATTACGCGGCTGGCTGACCGGCGACTGGAGTCGTCAGCAGCTGGATGCCGATCGTTACTTCTCATCCAACGAAGCGTGGCGGGGCTTTCTCAGCTACCGGTCGCCATGGAATCGCGATCGGCTGGTGGTGATGACGGTGGCAACCAGCGACGATCAGCTGTTGCGACTGCACAACGATTTAAGTTCGGCGCAGATTAACGCCGCAGTGCGGGGCGACACCGCGATTATCACCGATGAAAACGGCATTCGTAGTTTTCGCGTTGGTGCACAGTTCCCCAGCGGCGAGATGCCCTGGTACATGATGGTGGTATGGTATGCCAACCAGCACTCGGGGCTTCTGGCGGTGGCAGCGATGCTGCTCTCTGCGCTGGTGGGCAGTGCGGTCTGGGTGATGCTGAAGCGTCATGCCTGGCGGCGTCTGAACCCGAAGCAGGGCCATGATTCCGGCAGGAAGTAA
- the dppD gene encoding dipeptide ABC transporter ATP-binding protein, which yields MALLNVDKLSVHFGDDKAPFRAVDRISYQVEQGQVVGIVGESGSGKSVSSLAIMGLIDFPGKVMAEKLEFNQRDLKRISERERRQLVGAEVAMIFQDPMTSLNPCYTVGFQIMEAIKVHQGGNKRTRRQRAIDLLNQVGIPDPASRLDVYPHQLSGGMSQRVMIAMAIACRPKLLIADEPTTALDVTIQAQIIELLLDLQRQENMALILITHDLALVAEAAHHIIVMYAGQVVESGKATDIFKAPRHPYTQALLRALPEFAADKARLASLPGVVPGKYDRPAGCLLNPRCPYATDLCRQEEPELRTIPGRQSKCHYPLDDAGRPTYES from the coding sequence ATGGCGTTATTAAATGTAGACAAACTGTCGGTGCATTTCGGCGACGATAAAGCACCGTTCCGCGCGGTTGACCGCATCAGTTATCAGGTTGAGCAGGGCCAGGTTGTGGGTATCGTGGGCGAGTCCGGCTCCGGTAAATCGGTAAGTTCACTGGCGATCATGGGACTGATCGACTTCCCAGGCAAAGTGATGGCGGAGAAGCTGGAGTTCAACCAGCGCGATCTGAAACGCATCTCCGAACGCGAGCGCCGCCAGTTGGTGGGCGCAGAAGTGGCGATGATTTTTCAGGACCCGATGACCAGCCTGAATCCCTGCTACACCGTGGGCTTCCAGATTATGGAAGCGATCAAGGTGCATCAGGGCGGCAATAAGCGCACCCGGCGTCAGCGGGCGATTGACCTGCTGAATCAGGTCGGGATTCCCGATCCTGCGTCACGGCTCGATGTCTATCCGCACCAGCTGTCGGGCGGCATGAGCCAGCGTGTGATGATTGCGATGGCGATCGCCTGTCGGCCTAAGCTGCTGATCGCCGATGAGCCGACAACGGCGCTCGACGTGACCATTCAGGCGCAGATCATTGAACTGCTGCTGGATCTTCAGCGGCAGGAGAACATGGCGCTGATCCTGATTACGCACGATCTGGCGTTAGTGGCAGAAGCGGCGCACCACATTATCGTGATGTATGCCGGTCAGGTCGTGGAGAGCGGTAAAGCGACCGATATCTTCAAAGCGCCGCGCCATCCTTATACGCAGGCGTTGCTGCGCGCGCTGCCGGAGTTTGCGGCCGACAAAGCGCGTCTGGCTTCACTGCCTGGCGTGGTGCCGGGCAAGTATGACCGCCCGGCTGGCTGTCTGCTTAACCCACGCTGCCCTTATGCGACTGACCTTTGTCGTCAGGAAGAACCTGAACTGCGCACCATTCCAGGACGCCAGTCCAAGTGTCACTATCCGCTGGACGATGCCGGGAGACCCACTTATGAGTCATGA
- the bcsA gene encoding UDP-forming cellulose synthase catalytic subunit has protein sequence MSKIGFYLLLLVLAPVAAVIIITPMDSQKQYIFGLISIGMMFLLGFSKSRKITVVMVILSALMSSRYIWWRTTETLHFNSEIEAILGIGLYLAELYVWLILILGFLQTTWPLKRTIEPLPDDTRLWPTVDIYVPSYNESLDVVRDTVLAAQCIDYPRDKLKIYLLDDGKRSEFARFAADVGVGYITRDDNKHAKAGNLNHAMKITKGELICIFDCDHVATRTFLQATVGPFLKDPKLALLQTPHYFYSPDPFERNLRAARSIPNEGALFYGPVQQGNDNWNATFFCGSCAVIRRSALEEIGGFAVETVTEDAHTALKMQRLGWGSAFLSIPLAAGLATERLGLHIIQRTRWARGMTQIFRVDNPLFGRGLNWQQRLCYLNAMLHFQFGLPRVAFLTAPLAYLLFNLNIIHSSASLIFAYVLPHLVMSLYVNSRMNGRFRYTFWGEIYETVMCFHLVIPTILTLLSPKHGKFNVTDKGGVLDQGFFDFHIVRPHVIVALLLGIGIVAGVVRAVMHDYFGVDPYVIALNVGWAIFSLIILMAAIAVARETKQVRKTIRVDVQIPAIIHYASGISSRTQTSNLSMGGAQLDAPDGRHETDEIEEIDLLLKSGAITIPVSKISGDDESIRLRFEAMPLARRRELVRVVLARADAWIQPEYKQDNPLMSLGTIIRTVFELFWLTWKGRHDKRKKVDPVAAAAKEDGAA, from the coding sequence ATGAGTAAAATCGGGTTTTACCTGCTGCTGCTGGTGCTTGCACCCGTTGCCGCGGTGATCATCATTACGCCGATGGACAGCCAGAAACAGTATATTTTTGGTCTGATCAGCATCGGCATGATGTTTTTATTGGGTTTCAGCAAGAGCCGCAAAATAACCGTGGTGATGGTGATTCTCTCTGCCCTGATGTCCAGCCGCTATATCTGGTGGCGCACCACTGAGACGCTGCACTTTAATTCCGAAATCGAGGCGATATTAGGGATTGGCTTATATCTTGCGGAGCTTTACGTCTGGCTGATCTTAATTCTTGGCTTCCTGCAAACCACCTGGCCATTAAAGCGCACCATTGAGCCGTTGCCGGACGATACCCGTCTGTGGCCGACGGTCGATATTTATGTGCCGTCTTATAATGAAAGTCTGGATGTGGTGCGCGATACCGTGCTGGCGGCGCAGTGTATCGACTACCCGCGTGACAAACTCAAAATCTATCTGCTGGATGATGGCAAGCGCAGCGAATTTGCCCGATTTGCGGCGGATGTCGGGGTAGGGTATATCACCCGCGACGACAACAAACATGCCAAAGCCGGTAACCTCAACCATGCAATGAAAATCACCAAAGGTGAGCTGATTTGCATCTTCGACTGCGACCACGTGGCGACCCGCACCTTCCTGCAGGCGACGGTGGGGCCGTTTCTGAAAGATCCGAAGCTGGCGCTGTTGCAGACGCCGCACTACTTCTATTCGCCCGATCCCTTTGAGCGTAACCTGCGCGCTGCGCGCAGCATTCCCAACGAAGGCGCGCTGTTTTATGGCCCGGTGCAGCAGGGGAACGACAACTGGAATGCTACCTTCTTCTGCGGCTCCTGTGCGGTGATCCGTCGTTCGGCGCTGGAAGAGATTGGCGGCTTTGCCGTTGAAACTGTCACCGAAGATGCACACACCGCCCTGAAAATGCAGCGCCTGGGCTGGGGCTCAGCCTTCCTGTCGATCCCGCTGGCGGCCGGTCTGGCGACCGAACGTCTGGGTCTGCATATCATCCAGCGTACCCGCTGGGCGCGCGGCATGACGCAGATTTTCCGCGTCGATAATCCGCTGTTTGGCCGTGGCCTGAACTGGCAGCAGCGTCTTTGCTACCTCAACGCCATGCTGCATTTCCAGTTTGGCCTGCCACGCGTTGCCTTCCTGACCGCGCCACTGGCTTACCTGCTGTTTAACCTCAATATTATTCACTCATCGGCGTCGCTGATTTTTGCCTACGTGCTGCCGCATCTGGTGATGTCGCTCTACGTTAACTCACGCATGAATGGCCGTTTCCGTTACACCTTCTGGGGTGAGATTTATGAGACGGTGATGTGCTTCCATCTGGTCATTCCGACCATCCTGACGCTGCTGTCGCCGAAACATGGCAAGTTTAACGTGACCGACAAAGGCGGTGTGCTGGATCAGGGCTTCTTCGATTTCCACATCGTGCGTCCGCACGTGATTGTGGCGCTGCTGCTGGGCATCGGCATTGTCGCTGGCGTAGTGCGTGCCGTGATGCATGACTATTTTGGCGTCGACCCTTACGTTATTGCGCTCAACGTCGGCTGGGCGATTTTCAGCCTGATTATTCTGATGGCGGCGATTGCCGTGGCGCGCGAAACCAAACAGGTGCGTAAAACCATCCGCGTTGACGTACAAATCCCGGCGATTATTCACTACGCCAGCGGCATTTCATCACGCACCCAGACCAGCAACCTTTCGATGGGCGGTGCACAGCTCGATGCGCCGGATGGCCGTCATGAAACGGATGAAATTGAAGAGATTGATCTGCTGCTGAAATCCGGCGCGATCACCATCCCGGTGAGTAAGATTTCCGGCGATGACGAGAGCATTCGCCTGCGCTTTGAAGCGATGCCGCTGGCGCGTCGTCGCGAACTGGTGCGTGTCGTGCTGGCGCGTGCGGACGCCTGGATCCAGCCAGAGTATAAGCAGGACAACCCGCTGATGTCGCTGGGCACCATTATTCGTACCGTATTTGAGCTGTTCTGGCTGACCTGGAAGGGGCGCCACGATAAACGTAAAAAAGTCGACCCGGTTGCCGCGGCGGCGAAAGAGGATGGCGCGGCATGA